The proteins below are encoded in one region of Sander lucioperca isolate FBNREF2018 chromosome 11, SLUC_FBN_1.2, whole genome shotgun sequence:
- the b3galt2 gene encoding beta-1,3-galactosyltransferase 2 — protein MQWRRRHCCPIKMTWTVKRSLFRTHVAGLLSLALLFTLFLFFSHQDWLPGRSGPRENPLAYTIRGFRSPKGEANQSSSLRSLWRETGYVAPKPLLNLSSQQADGTTGEAAGGGGGARMGVMGLGDSMSTNNSLHKEMGVGGRLSAQPYRYILNEPFKCRDSTPFLILLIAAEPAQADARNAIRQTWGNESIAMGLGFVRLFLLGTGKSSDTYLQSSIEEESRVHHDIIQQDYQDTYYNLTIKTLMGMNWVATYCPHASYVMKTDSDMFLNTEYLIQKLLKPELPPKQRYFTGYLMRGYAPNRNKDSKWYMPPELYPSERYPIFCSGTGYVFSGDMAGLIYQASLSIRRLHLEDVYVGICLAKLRIDPVPPPNEFLFNHWRVSYSSCKYSHLITSHQFHPNELIKYWSHLQSNKHNACINIAKEKNGRYRHRKFHGERPP, from the coding sequence ATGCAGTGGAGACGGCGGCACTGCTGTCCCATCAAGATGACCTGGACCGTCAAACGTTCACTCTTCCGGACCCATGTGGCTGGCCTCCTCTCGCTGGCTCTGCTCTTCACCCTCTTCTTATTTTTCAGCCACCAGGACTGGCTGCCGGGACGCAGTGGGCCCCGGGAAAACCCGCTGGCCTACACCATCAGGGGCTTCCGCAGCCCCAAGGGAGAAGCCAACCAGAGCAGCTCCCTGAGGAGCCTGTGGAGGGAGACGGGGTATGTAGCGCCAAAGCCTCTGCTCAACCTCAGCTCTCAGCAGGCGGATGGGACAACGGGGGAGGCagcaggagggggaggaggagccagGATGGGCGTAATGGGGCTCGGGGACTCCATGAGCACTAACAACAGTTTACACAAGGAGATGGGTGTTGGAGGGAGGCTCAGCGCTCAGCCCTACCGCTACATCCTGAACGAGCCCTTCAAGTGCAGGGACAGCACGCCCTTCCTCATCCTCCTTATCGCTGCAGAACCCGCCCAGGCCGATGCCCGTAACGCTATCCGCCAGACATGGGGGAATGAGAGCATAGCAATGGGCCTGGGGTTTGTCCGTCTTTTCCTGCTCGGCACGGGAAAAAGCTCAGACACCTACCTCCAGAGCAGCATAGAGGAAGAGAGCCGCGTTCACCACGACATCATCCAACAGGACTATCAGGACACTTACTACAACCTGACCATCAAAACCCTGATGGGCATGAACTGGGTGGCCACCTATTGCCCACACGCCTCCTATGTGATGAAGACAGACAGCGACATGTTTCTCAATACTGAGTATCTTATCCAAAAGCTGTTGAAGCCCGAGCTGCCTCCCAAGCAGAGGTACTTCACTGGCTACCTGATGAGGGGCTATGCACCAAACCGAAACAAGGACAGCAAGTGGTACATGCCGCCGGAGCTGTACCCAAGCGAGCGCTACCCGATATTCTGCTCAGGCACGGGGTACGTGTTCTCAGGGGACATGGCCGGGCTGATCTACCAGGCCTCGCTCAGCATACGCAGGCTGCACCTGGAGGATGTTTACGTGGGGATCTGCCTGGCAAAGCTGCGCATCGACCCGGTACCCCCTCCCAACGAGTTCCTCTTCAATCATTGGCGGGTGTCGTACTCCAGTTGTAAGTACAGCCACCTGATCACATCCCATCAGTTCCATCCCAATGAACTCATCAAGTACTGGAGCCACTTGCAGAGCAACAAGCACAACGCCTGTATCAACATTGCCAAGGAAAAGAACGGCAGGTACAGACACCGAAAGTTTCATGGAGAGAGGCCTCCATGA